In Moorella sp. Hama-1, a single genomic region encodes these proteins:
- the metK gene encoding methionine adenosyltransferase, translating into MTRKLFTSESVTEGHPDKIADRIADSVLDAIYQHDPQARVACECLVSTGLVLVSGQITTDCYVDIPRVAREAIREIGYTRAKFGFDCDTCAVLTSIDEQSPDIALGVNEAWEKKQGLARDEVETLGAGDQGMMFGYATRETPEFMPMPISLAHALTRRLAAVRKERVLPYLRPDGKSQVTVEYENDQPVRIDTVVISTQHRPDIDMATLRDEILETVIKPVVPAGMLDSRTQYYINPTGRFVIGGPQGDTGLTGRKLIVDTYGGMARHGGGALSGKDPTKVDRSAAYAARYVAKNIVAAGLADRCEVQVAYAIGVARPVSISVETYGTGKVSDDRIVELIRAHFDLRPGAIIHNLDLRRPIYKPVSVYGHFGRPDLDLPWERLDKVEALRADAGL; encoded by the coding sequence ATGACACGCAAGTTATTTACCTCGGAATCGGTTACCGAGGGTCATCCCGATAAAATCGCCGACCGGATAGCCGACTCTGTACTGGACGCCATTTACCAGCATGACCCCCAGGCCAGGGTGGCCTGTGAATGCCTGGTGAGTACAGGCCTGGTACTGGTTTCCGGCCAGATAACCACCGACTGCTATGTAGATATCCCCCGGGTAGCTCGGGAGGCTATCCGAGAGATTGGTTATACCCGAGCTAAGTTCGGCTTCGACTGCGATACCTGCGCTGTCCTCACCTCCATTGATGAGCAGTCACCGGATATCGCCCTGGGCGTCAACGAGGCCTGGGAAAAGAAGCAGGGTTTAGCCAGAGATGAGGTGGAAACCCTAGGGGCCGGCGATCAGGGTATGATGTTCGGCTATGCCACCCGGGAAACGCCGGAGTTCATGCCCATGCCCATATCTCTGGCCCATGCCCTGACCCGCAGGCTGGCGGCTGTGCGTAAAGAGCGGGTCCTGCCTTATCTACGACCGGACGGCAAATCCCAGGTAACGGTGGAATACGAAAACGACCAGCCCGTACGCATTGATACGGTGGTTATCTCCACCCAGCACCGGCCGGATATTGATATGGCTACCCTGCGCGACGAGATCCTGGAGACGGTCATTAAACCGGTAGTTCCCGCCGGGATGCTGGATAGTCGCACTCAATACTATATCAACCCCACCGGACGTTTTGTCATCGGCGGCCCCCAGGGCGACACCGGCCTGACCGGTCGCAAGCTGATTGTCGACACCTACGGCGGTATGGCCCGTCACGGCGGCGGCGCCCTGTCGGGTAAGGACCCCACCAAGGTTGACCGGTCGGCTGCCTATGCCGCCCGTTATGTGGCCAAAAATATAGTAGCCGCCGGCCTGGCTGACCGCTGTGAGGTCCAGGTGGCCTATGCCATCGGCGTGGCCCGGCCTGTATCCATTAGCGTGGAGACTTATGGCACGGGCAAAGTCAGTGATGATCGGATAGTGGAATTAATCCGGGCCCACTTTGATCTGCGACCGGGAGCGATTATCCACAACCTGGACCTGCGGCGGCCGATTTATAAACCCGTCTCCGTCTACGGTCACTTTGGTAGACCCGACCTGGATCTCCCCTGGGAGCGCCTGGACAAGGTCGAAGCCTTGCGGGCGGACGCAGGTTTGTAA
- a CDS encoding type II toxin-antitoxin system HicA family toxin, which yields MKRRDLIQKLKSAGWYLKRHGDEHDIYKHDRPTGKRDLVQVPRHREINEITAKQILKDAGLK from the coding sequence ATGAAGAGACGGGACTTGATACAAAAGCTGAAATCAGCCGGTTGGTATCTTAAACGACATGGAGATGAGCACGACATTTATAAGCATGATAGGCCAACCGGGAAGCGCGACCTGGTGCAGGTCCCAAGGCATCGAGAGATTAACGAAATAACCGCCAAACAAATCCTAAAAGACGCTGGGCTGAAATAG
- a CDS encoding type II toxin-antitoxin system HicB family antitoxin produces MVYVFPAIFTPSQNGYAVRFPDLPGTNSQGKDMANAIYMARDALAMWLDYLMDEGREIPRPSAPGDITLEPGQFVTMIDADMTAYRRRKNSKAVKKTVTIPAWLNEKAEAHKLNFSAILQEGLKKHIGDR; encoded by the coding sequence GTGGTTTACGTTTTTCCCGCGATCTTCACGCCATCACAAAATGGATACGCTGTTCGTTTCCCAGATTTACCCGGCACAAATAGTCAGGGTAAAGATATGGCTAATGCTATTTATATGGCGCGTGACGCCCTAGCGATGTGGCTTGACTATCTAATGGACGAGGGCAGGGAAATCCCCCGGCCATCAGCCCCAGGTGATATAACCTTGGAACCCGGTCAGTTTGTGACAATGATAGATGCTGATATGACGGCTTACCGTCGCCGTAAAAATTCAAAAGCAGTTAAAAAGACGGTAACTATCCCCGCCTGGCTTAACGAAAAAGCTGAAGCCCATAAATTAAACTTTTCAGCCATTCTTCAAGAGGGATTGAAAAAGCATATTGGTGACCGTTGA
- a CDS encoding DUF4391 domain-containing protein, which produces MPVFNLPETTLINKKIPKNKFYEKLQADKTLRGKFVRQVDYILWKHKLSGHTVNLSPTKEIEEIEVFEVHLKQRNLSREVLESIDRAIPYPILYALVYHDEVQLAVAYKKRSKQYEDRFVVDSYYYSPWQKAEEISLDLLKGLDLQAVYENLIKSLLPGSKEGISNLEQAIEKQKAADRLKREIAALEAKMHREPQFNRKVEYNLKLLEKRKDLEKILE; this is translated from the coding sequence ATGCCCGTGTTTAACCTGCCGGAAACAACCCTGATAAATAAAAAAATACCCAAAAACAAATTTTATGAGAAGCTGCAAGCCGACAAAACCCTCAGGGGAAAGTTCGTCCGCCAGGTGGATTACATCTTGTGGAAGCACAAGCTTTCCGGGCATACCGTTAACCTTTCCCCGACCAAAGAAATAGAGGAGATAGAGGTTTTTGAGGTGCACCTGAAACAAAGGAACCTGTCCCGGGAAGTGCTGGAAAGTATCGACCGGGCTATACCTTACCCCATCCTTTACGCCCTGGTTTACCATGATGAAGTTCAGCTGGCTGTGGCTTATAAAAAACGGAGCAAACAGTATGAGGACCGCTTTGTGGTCGATTCTTATTATTACTCCCCATGGCAAAAGGCTGAAGAGATATCCCTGGACCTGCTGAAAGGCCTGGACCTGCAGGCCGTTTACGAAAATCTCATCAAAAGCCTGCTTCCGGGAAGCAAGGAAGGGATATCCAACCTGGAGCAGGCTATTGAAAAACAAAAGGCAGCCGACAGGTTGAAGCGGGAAATTGCCGCTCTGGAGGCAAAGATGCACAGGGAGCCCCAGTTCAACCGGAAAGTAGAATACAACCTGAAACTGCTGGAAAAAAGAAAGGATCTGGAGAAAATATTGGAGTAA
- a CDS encoding site-specific DNA-methyltransferase — MEKLKMETQDLLKENIEKLAEIFPGVITEVRDEKGNPIKAVDFELLKQELSGRVVEGDRERYQLTWPGKKEAILLANMPINKTLRPVKEESVDWENTGNLYIEGDNLEALKILQESYLNKIKCIYIDPPYNTGKDFIYKDNFKQSREEYLAESGQVDGDGNRLFQNTESNGRFHSDWLSMMYPRLKLARNLLREDGVIFISVDDNEVANLRKLCDVVFGENNFVANAIWEKKFSPQNDAKWFSDNHDHILIYAKTKEIWRPFKLPRKFENNRYQNPDNDPRGPWASSDLTVKTYNADYDYPIKTPSGKIISPTKGRCWAVPRERFEELLKDNRIWFGKTGSNVPRIKTFLSEVKDGIVPLTIWEYSEVGHNQEARQEIKILFDDNAYFDNPKPVRLLMRILMLSTKENDIILDFFSGSATTAHAVMQLNAEDGGNRKYIMVQLPEPCPEDSEAYKAGFKNISEIGKERIRRAAKKIKEETGADIDYGFRVFKVDSSNMKDVYYRPEELSQQDLFGMVSNIKEDRTGEDLLIQVMLEWGLELSLPMEKRDILGKEVYFVAGNSLVACFDEGVSEGLVREIAKEKPLRVVFRDNSFADDAARINVEELFKMLSPTTEIKVI, encoded by the coding sequence ATGGAAAAGCTGAAAATGGAAACCCAAGACCTTCTTAAGGAGAACATAGAAAAATTGGCGGAAATATTTCCGGGCGTCATTACCGAGGTGAGGGACGAAAAGGGGAACCCGATCAAAGCCGTTGACTTTGAGCTATTAAAGCAGGAGCTGTCCGGCCGGGTGGTGGAAGGGGATAGGGAGCGCTATCAGCTCACCTGGCCCGGCAAAAAAGAAGCCATACTCCTGGCCAACATGCCCATCAATAAAACCCTGCGCCCGGTGAAGGAAGAAAGCGTGGACTGGGAGAATACCGGCAACCTGTATATTGAAGGGGATAACCTGGAGGCCCTCAAGATCCTGCAGGAATCCTACCTCAATAAGATTAAGTGCATCTATATCGATCCCCCTTACAACACGGGGAAGGACTTCATTTACAAAGATAATTTCAAACAGAGCAGGGAAGAATACCTGGCCGAATCGGGACAGGTGGACGGCGACGGCAACCGTCTCTTCCAGAACACCGAGTCCAACGGGCGTTTCCACAGCGACTGGCTGAGCATGATGTATCCTAGGTTAAAGCTGGCCAGGAATTTGCTGCGGGAGGATGGGGTGATATTTATAAGTGTCGATGATAATGAAGTAGCAAACTTAAGGAAATTGTGTGATGTTGTTTTCGGAGAGAACAATTTTGTTGCAAATGCTATTTGGGAAAAAAAGTTTTCACCTCAAAATGACGCTAAGTGGTTTAGTGATAATCATGATCATATATTAATTTATGCAAAAACAAAAGAAATATGGCGGCCTTTTAAGTTGCCTAGAAAATTTGAAAACAATAGATACCAAAATCCAGATAATGACCCTCGAGGACCTTGGGCCTCATCTGATTTAACAGTAAAAACATATAACGCTGATTATGATTATCCAATTAAGACTCCAAGTGGAAAAATAATTAGTCCTACCAAGGGTCGTTGTTGGGCGGTTCCTAGAGAACGTTTCGAAGAATTATTGAAGGATAATCGTATATGGTTTGGTAAGACAGGAAGTAATGTACCTCGAATAAAAACATTTTTGTCTGAGGTTAAAGATGGAATTGTTCCTTTAACAATATGGGAATATAGTGAGGTTGGTCACAATCAAGAGGCAAGGCAAGAAATTAAAATTTTGTTTGATGATAATGCATATTTTGATAATCCGAAACCAGTTAGGCTATTAATGAGAATCTTAATGCTTTCTACTAAAGAAAATGATATAATTCTAGATTTTTTTTCTGGCTCCGCCACCACCGCCCACGCAGTCATGCAGCTCAATGCCGAAGACGGGGGCAATCGGAAATATATTATGGTCCAACTTCCCGAACCTTGCCCTGAAGACTCCGAAGCTTACAAGGCAGGCTTTAAAAACATCTCCGAAATCGGTAAGGAGCGCATCAGAAGAGCGGCCAAAAAGATCAAAGAAGAAACCGGCGCCGATATCGACTATGGCTTCCGGGTGTTCAAAGTGGACTCCTCCAACATGAAGGATGTCTATTACCGCCCGGAGGAACTCTCTCAGCAGGATTTATTTGGTATGGTATCCAACATCAAAGAAGACCGGACGGGAGAAGACCTTTTAATCCAGGTGATGCTGGAATGGGGCCTGGAACTCTCCCTGCCCATGGAAAAAAGGGACATTTTGGGCAAGGAAGTCTATTTTGTGGCCGG